A single window of Granulicella sibirica DNA harbors:
- the hrpB gene encoding ATP-dependent helicase HrpB gives MDLFPYASPRQSSPNHVSIKDVIRKAALPVDAIVPEMLSSLARTPSLVIEAPPGAGKTTRVPPALLGLVSGEVIVLEPRRIAARMAARRVAWEMEEEAGETVGYQVRFEEVVSPHTRLRFVTEGILTRRLMSDPTLKGVEAVVLDEFHERHLDGDLALALLKRLQRTRPTLRLIVMSATLDAAPIARYLGDCPVLRSEGRLFPLTVRHLPYSPDPLHLQVKKAVDLLLKEKHPGNILTFLPGAAEIRRSMRELEPIARQTGMLVVPLHGDLSPAEQDRAVSPSPEQRIILATNVAESSVTVEGVTAVIDSGLARIATYSPWTGLPTLQIGRVSRASATQRAGRAGRTGPGRVLRLYPEEDYVRRLEHDLPEISRSDLSQLCLALRVMKIAGPTQIDWLDAPPAEAIQQAEALLDRLGATGGMEQRLARFPLAPRIARIVLEASDRGVGEDGCLAAALLSSGTRSEANDLLAAMDLPLDPRTRQLNEQLRRIARPAKQTHHDDDALLLSVLAGFPDRVARRRSGKQVLLASGTYAEIAGESPPYEFMIALNAENRTENAFPVIRMAARIEPEWLIDLFPAHIEERDTVTWNRASDRVEKLSALMYDSITLQESRGTATESEAADLLSRKAIEEGIARFVDDDALETFLARLSFAGLEPPSVKDTLRELCQGLHSFTELIDAGKGFLPLLESKINSRLLADLAPSTVKLSSGRQTKIHYETGRPPWIASRLQDFFGMADTPRIGPEKTPLVVHLLAPNQRAVQTTTDLAGFWDRLYPQVRRELMRRYPRHSWPERP, from the coding sequence ATGGATCTCTTTCCGTACGCTTCACCTCGACAGTCATCGCCCAACCATGTTTCGATCAAAGACGTGATTCGCAAAGCCGCACTTCCGGTGGATGCTATCGTGCCGGAGATGCTCTCTTCTCTGGCACGCACGCCAAGTCTCGTCATCGAAGCGCCGCCCGGCGCAGGCAAGACTACCCGCGTTCCACCCGCGCTTCTTGGTCTCGTCTCCGGCGAGGTCATTGTGCTTGAGCCGCGCAGGATCGCCGCTCGCATGGCCGCTCGCCGCGTCGCGTGGGAGATGGAGGAAGAGGCAGGTGAAACCGTCGGCTACCAGGTTCGCTTCGAAGAAGTCGTCAGTCCGCACACGCGTCTGCGCTTTGTCACCGAAGGCATCCTGACACGGCGTCTCATGTCCGACCCCACGCTCAAGGGCGTCGAGGCTGTCGTCCTCGACGAGTTCCACGAGCGCCACCTCGATGGTGACCTTGCCCTCGCACTGCTCAAACGCCTTCAGCGAACGCGCCCTACCCTGCGTCTCATCGTCATGTCGGCCACCCTCGACGCCGCACCCATCGCCCGCTATCTTGGCGACTGCCCTGTCCTGCGCTCTGAAGGCCGACTCTTCCCTCTTACCGTCCGTCACCTTCCCTATTCACCTGATCCTCTCCATCTCCAGGTGAAGAAAGCCGTCGACCTTCTCCTCAAAGAGAAGCACCCCGGCAACATCCTCACCTTTCTTCCAGGAGCCGCCGAGATCCGCCGATCCATGCGCGAGCTCGAACCCATCGCCCGCCAGACGGGCATGCTCGTCGTCCCGCTGCATGGCGACCTCTCGCCCGCCGAGCAGGATCGTGCCGTCTCTCCCTCGCCCGAACAGAGGATCATCCTCGCCACCAACGTCGCCGAAAGCTCCGTCACGGTCGAGGGCGTCACCGCCGTCATCGACAGCGGCCTCGCCCGCATCGCCACCTACTCTCCCTGGACCGGCCTGCCCACGCTCCAGATCGGCCGGGTCAGCCGCGCCTCCGCCACCCAGCGCGCCGGTCGCGCAGGCCGCACCGGCCCCGGGCGCGTCCTCCGCCTCTACCCCGAAGAGGACTACGTCCGCCGCCTCGAGCATGACCTCCCCGAGATCAGCCGCAGCGATCTCTCCCAGCTCTGCCTCGCGCTCCGCGTCATGAAGATCGCCGGTCCCACCCAGATCGACTGGCTCGATGCCCCGCCCGCCGAGGCAATCCAGCAAGCCGAAGCTCTCCTCGATCGCCTCGGAGCAACCGGCGGCATGGAGCAGCGTCTAGCCCGCTTCCCTCTCGCCCCCCGTATCGCCCGCATCGTCCTCGAAGCGAGCGACCGGGGCGTCGGTGAGGATGGCTGCCTCGCCGCCGCCCTTCTCAGCTCCGGAACCCGCAGCGAGGCCAACGATCTGCTCGCCGCCATGGACCTCCCGCTCGACCCACGCACCCGCCAACTGAACGAGCAGCTTCGCCGCATCGCCCGGCCCGCGAAGCAGACTCACCATGACGACGACGCCCTTCTCTTGTCGGTCCTCGCCGGATTTCCCGACCGCGTCGCCCGCCGCCGCTCCGGAAAGCAGGTCCTCCTTGCCAGCGGAACGTACGCCGAAATCGCCGGGGAGTCCCCGCCCTACGAGTTCATGATCGCCCTTAACGCCGAAAACCGCACCGAGAATGCCTTTCCCGTCATCCGCATGGCAGCACGCATCGAGCCCGAGTGGCTCATCGACCTCTTTCCCGCCCACATCGAGGAGCGCGACACCGTCACCTGGAACCGCGCCTCCGATCGCGTCGAAAAGCTGAGCGCTCTCATGTACGACAGCATCACCCTCCAGGAATCGCGCGGCACCGCGACCGAGTCCGAGGCGGCCGACCTGCTCTCCCGGAAAGCCATCGAAGAAGGCATCGCCCGATTCGTCGATGACGATGCCCTCGAAACGTTCCTCGCACGCCTTAGCTTCGCCGGCCTCGAGCCGCCTTCCGTCAAAGACACGCTTCGCGAGCTATGCCAGGGCCTCCATAGCTTCACTGAACTGATAGACGCGGGGAAAGGCTTCCTTCCGCTCCTCGAGTCGAAGATCAACTCCCGCCTGCTCGCCGACCTTGCTCCATCGACCGTCAAGCTGAGTAGCGGCCGCCAGACCAAGATTCACTACGAGACTGGCCGGCCACCCTGGATCGCCTCCCGCCTGCAGGACTTCTTCGGCATGGCCGACACGCCACGCATCGGCCCGGAGAAGACGCCGCTCGTCGTCCATCTGCTCGCCCCCAACCAGCGCGCCGTCCAGACCACCACGGATCTAGCCGGGTTCTGGGACCGGCTTTACCCGCAGGTCCGCCGCGAACTCATGCGCCGCTATCCGCGCCACTCTTGGCCGGAACGTCCATGA